The nucleotide window GGTTGAGGTTTAGCAATTCTGCCGCTAAAATGTTTTAGAAAAATAGTCCATCAACTCGTGCTCTCGCACGGGTTAAAATTTTAGAAGATATAAGTATTATGTACTGCAATGATGTATCATAGAAAACGTCTAATACTTATATCTTCTAAAATTCTAACCCGCGCGAGAGCACGAGTTGATAGACTAGTTTTCTATGAATTGAAACATTTTAGCTGTAGTCAGATCTAGTAGCATCTACCGGGAGTCGTTGTAGATGTACTCCATACTAGCTGGTCGACGAGACCCTCGCGTCTAGCCTTTTGTGGGGACCGAGGCTGCCACCCGCTCGGCAGTCCGATGGACGTCGGAGGGGACAGAAAGCCTCCCGCAGTGTCATTTTCAGCTGGCCCAGCACGTGACGCATACAGTATGTACTCCAGTAGAAATCGATCAATAGAAAAGCAGACACGTGGACCAACTTTGAAACAAAACCGACGTGGCCTGATCGCGGGAACTCTGTCACGTCACCTACCAGGCCATCCTCTCCTTTGGGAGACGCAGGGAGGGAGGGAGTCCGTGGTGGACTGGACTGGACCGTAAAGGTTGTATGGTTGATGATTCTTGGGGAAGGAAGGAGAATCTATTATCCAATGATGGCCGAAGGCTTCTTTAATTAATTCTCTCCATCGTCCATCGGACACGCAGCCGGAAGGCATCGCATGCTCTGTCAGCGTCACCGTTACAATGAGCAGGCCTAGATGCCATGCCGAGGCCGCGGGGGCAGGCCTATGCTTCGGCCATGCCTAGCTTTGCCTCGCCGCGCCATTCTCCATagcgcgtcagtgccgcgcctAGATTGATggtgcggcagaccctgccacatcGCCGATCAGCGCCCccgtcgtcgccacgtcatccctctcgccgcgtcaccctgcatggcgcggcacagactTTTCGCCGCGCTAGAAAAAAAGacatggccaaaagtgttagttttggaaaaaaaaatttaaacaacgttagatttaaaattagtttacaaaaagtgttaaaaaaatcaACACCCACCCGTTCCGTGGTGACGTCGTACGGCGTACAGCCAGCCACACACGGTCTGTACCACAGATGAACACCCTTCTCTGACTGACGAGTGGCGCTAGGAGATCTCGGGCCCAAAGTGTCAGAGACTAACACCTAACCGAGCCGCACTCGAGTCGGTTCCGAGGACCTGCGTGATTAGCTTAACCAGAGCTCCGGTTTAAACCGAAACCACACTGCTAATCGGCCATCAGATACACAAAACGCAAGATCGACCACCGCGTCGCCTCCCGGGCCGGGGGCTTAACTCGAGTCGCTAATCCTTTTCCTCGTATCGCCCTGTCTCCAAGCTCGCTCGCCGCCATGGAAGGTTCTAAGGGGAGCGGAGGTGGCGGGGACGGGGCCGGGCCCGAAAAGCCAAGCGCCGATTCGAACCCTAGCCTGAATCCGCCCCCACCTACCGCGGCGGCTGTCGAAGCCACGGACGACGGtggcgccgcggccgcggccgcggctgcGGCCGAGGCGGCCAGGCGTCCCTTCACGGCCCTCAGCCAGGAGGAGGCTGACCTCGCCCTCGCTCGCGTCCTGCAGGAGCAGGTAAGCGACGACGAGATCTCGCGGCCTCGGGGCCGCTCCTAGGGTTCCTTGCCCCGGCGATTAACCCGTGCTTCGGATCGGTGCAGGAGCGGGCGTACATGTTGCTCCGGATGAATGGGGCCGGTGGCGAGGGCAGCGACTACGGGAGCTCTGATGCAGGGAGCTACGAGTACGACGAAGAGGGAGAGGAGGACTACGAAGAGGAACTGGAGCACCACCTCCGCGTCCACGGGCACCCCTCGGTCGATGgagtgggagagggagagggcgagggcgagggcgagggcgccgAGGGGAGCGACCACGACGAAGAGTTCGAGGAGGACGAAGAAGGGGAGCCGGAGGTAGATCCCGCAGAGTTTGAGGACGATGAGGCTTATGCGCGTGCGCTGCAGGATGCTGAGGAGCGTGAAGTCGCCGCGCGGCTTATGGCTCTAGCTGGTCTCAGCGATTGTGAGCACATACGATTCATTGCCCCCTACCCCAGCTTAGTTAACAAAATTTAGTTGGTTGCTGGTTTGTAATTTTGGCTTTCCCGTGCAGGGCGAACAGTGGATGTGGAGCATGAGGAGGATCATGTGAATGACCCACAGGTTGTGGTTCATCTCATCTAGCTATGAATTCCTTTGTTGCTAGGGAAGATCACTTGAGTTTGCAATTAATGGTCTCATAAGAAACAAAATGCCATAGTCTGCTCTTTGTTAATTTCTGTGCATGCAAACTAGTGGAGTTGTTCTTTGATCAATGCAACATGCATGATGTTTCATAACAGTCAGCATGAGTTGTGCCATAGCTTATTGATTTAGCTAAAATAATTTTGACTTGTTGGTTATTGATACCATAGTACTTTCCTTTCATAGATTGTTGACGTTATTTCCTACCTGGAACACATCTACTCTTTTTCTTTCTAAATTGATGCATTTTGATTGTACAGACTATACTCTTTTTCTTTCTAAATTGATGCATTTTGATTGTACAGATTCTAGGGGTCTGCCTTGTCTTTTTTAGTGAAGGGAATATCAGTTACTCCTTTATATGttattagttaattgtgtttctCACTTATTAAAATGAAATGATGTTGCATTTATGTGTTATTAGTTAATTGTATTTCTCACTTATTAAAATGAAATGATGTTGCAGTGTGAGTGGCGGCTTAAATGTTGATTGTAAATAAAACCACACTAGACTAATGCTATTAAGTTAGATTGCATTTGTTTTTTCTTGTTTGGCTTCAGCTGTAaatgatattttttctcacaGTTAGATTTGAGTTCAGGATCTAAATAAGGAGTCATATCTACTTTCGCTGTTTTAGTTATGATTCGGTTTTTTCTTTAGTAAGCTTGAATTATCTGCCCTTCTAGCAATAAAATCCAGAAGCAACATATATCATCTATAGTTTTATGATTACTAGTCAGGTACTACTATTGTCCTCAGTCCTCTAGGGATGGTTGGCATATTTCCCAATTATTCCTACTGTTTTTA belongs to Miscanthus floridulus cultivar M001 chromosome 4, ASM1932011v1, whole genome shotgun sequence and includes:
- the LOC136552191 gene encoding E3 ubiquitin ligase BIG BROTHER-related-like, with product MEGSKGSGGGGDGAGPEKPSADSNPSLNPPPPTAAAVEATDDGGAAAAAAAAAEAARRPFTALSQEEADLALARVLQEQERAYMLLRMNGAGGEGSDYGSSDAGSYEYDEEGEEDYEEELEHHLRVHGHPSVDGVGEGEGEGEGEGAEGSDHDEEFEEDEEGEPEVDPAEFEDDEAYARALQDAEEREVAARLMALAGLSDWRTVDVEHEEDHVNDPQEAWQEVDPDEYSYEELVALGEVVGTENRGLSADTLDSLPSVTYKMQDVQDGNTEQCVICRVELEEGESLIALPCKHLYHPECINQWLQINKVCPMCSAEVSTSGNKEP